A single Alteribacter lacisalsi DNA region contains:
- a CDS encoding XapX domain-containing protein: MQEVILAVLAGLIVGFVFALVKLPIPAPPALPGIMGIFGIYFGYKLFQFVSGYFG, encoded by the coding sequence ATGCAGGAAGTAATTCTCGCCGTGCTTGCAGGGCTGATTGTAGGATTTGTGTTTGCACTCGTCAAGCTTCCGATACCGGCTCCCCCTGCACTGCCTGGTATTATGGGGATTTTCGGAATTTATTTCGGCTACAAGCTGTTCCAGTTCGTATCCGGTTATTTTGGATAA
- the argS gene encoding arginine--tRNA ligase: MSQVEQMKQLLKDEIIQSVIKAGLAEKEQIPDPVIELPKDKAHGDYATNTAMQLARIAKKAPRMIAEEMAANFDKERAHVKQIDIAGPGFMNFFMDNAYLTDVVRTVIEQKEDYGRTDFGENRSVQVEFVSANPTGTLHLGHARGAAVGDSLCNILDKAGYEVAREYYINDAGNQIENLALSLEARYLQALGEEAVMPEDGYQGQDIIGFAKEIADTYGTTFKESEREERLAFFREYGLKRELDKLKQDLESFRVRFDNWYSETSLYTTGKVEAILEELKSKGETYEKEGALWFESTKYGDDKDRVLVKGDGTYTYLTPDISYHKDKFARGFEELINIWGADHHGYIPRMKAAVQALGYNEDQLKVQIIQMVNLFQNGERVKMSKRTGKAVTMRDLMEEVGTDATRYFFAMRAADTHMDFDMDLAVSRSNENPVYYVQYAHARICSMIRQAEEAGYTADPSEDLTRLSSEKELDLLKKIGEFPEAVTDAAAKRAPHRIANYVFDLAQALHSFYNAEKVINEDDASLTKARLALMEAVRTTLRNALTLIGVSAPEKM; this comes from the coding sequence ATGAGCCAGGTAGAACAAATGAAACAGCTCCTGAAAGACGAAATTATTCAGTCCGTTATTAAAGCAGGCTTAGCAGAAAAAGAGCAGATTCCCGATCCGGTCATCGAGCTTCCGAAAGACAAAGCTCACGGTGACTATGCAACCAACACAGCTATGCAGCTGGCCCGGATCGCTAAAAAAGCCCCAAGGATGATCGCAGAGGAAATGGCGGCCAACTTCGATAAGGAGCGTGCCCACGTAAAACAGATCGACATCGCCGGTCCCGGTTTTATGAACTTCTTTATGGACAACGCATACCTGACCGACGTGGTCCGCACGGTGATTGAGCAGAAAGAAGACTACGGCCGCACGGACTTCGGCGAAAACCGCAGTGTACAGGTGGAGTTTGTTTCCGCCAACCCAACAGGCACACTGCATCTCGGGCACGCCCGCGGCGCTGCAGTCGGCGACTCGCTCTGCAACATTCTCGACAAAGCCGGCTACGAAGTGGCGCGTGAATACTATATCAACGACGCCGGCAACCAGATCGAAAATCTTGCCTTAAGCCTTGAAGCACGCTATCTCCAGGCACTCGGAGAGGAAGCGGTAATGCCGGAAGACGGCTACCAGGGACAGGACATCATCGGTTTTGCAAAGGAAATTGCCGATACGTACGGCACCACGTTCAAGGAGAGTGAGCGGGAAGAGCGTCTTGCTTTTTTCCGCGAGTACGGCCTGAAGCGCGAACTCGACAAACTGAAACAAGATCTCGAAAGCTTCCGTGTCCGCTTTGACAACTGGTACTCGGAAACGAGCCTTTATACGACCGGAAAAGTGGAAGCCATCCTCGAAGAGCTGAAAAGCAAAGGCGAAACGTACGAAAAAGAAGGCGCGCTCTGGTTCGAATCGACCAAGTACGGCGACGACAAGGACCGCGTTCTCGTAAAAGGGGACGGCACCTACACGTACCTGACGCCCGATATTTCCTATCATAAAGATAAATTTGCCCGGGGCTTTGAAGAGCTGATCAACATTTGGGGCGCCGATCACCACGGCTATATCCCGCGGATGAAAGCAGCCGTGCAGGCGCTCGGCTACAACGAAGACCAGCTTAAAGTCCAGATCATCCAGATGGTGAACCTGTTCCAGAACGGCGAACGGGTGAAGATGAGCAAGCGTACCGGTAAAGCCGTTACGATGCGCGACCTGATGGAGGAAGTAGGCACCGACGCGACCCGCTACTTTTTCGCCATGCGCGCCGCCGACACCCATATGGACTTTGATATGGATCTGGCCGTTTCCCGGTCAAATGAAAACCCGGTTTACTACGTGCAGTATGCCCATGCACGCATCTGCAGTATGATCCGCCAGGCAGAAGAAGCGGGGTACACGGCCGACCCATCAGAAGACCTGACCCGCCTGTCGAGTGAAAAAGAGCTCGACCTGCTGAAAAAAATCGGCGAGTTCCCTGAAGCGGTAACCGATGCAGCAGCCAAGCGCGCGCCGCACCGGATCGCCAACTATGTTTTCGATCTCGCCCAGGCACTGCACAGCTTCTACAACGCCGAAAAAGTCATCAACGAAGACGATGCGAGCCTCACCAAAGCCCGCCTCGCCCTCATGGAAGCGGTCCGCACGACGCTTCGCAACGCCCTCACACTGATCGGCGTTTCCGCACCGGAAAAAATGTAA
- a CDS encoding heavy metal translocating P-type ATPase, with translation MPKSSSFTHSFFSRNRELVFSLAGGLFLLAGYLLERADLFGWAVALYLLSFAVGGYFKAKEGLTDLVKDRSLNVEVLMIVAAAGAASIGYWSEGAILIFIFSLAGAMETYTLEKSERDLSNLIRMAPEKASLLLPDGETKVVNVESLEVGNRILVRPGERIPADGTVITGESTTDEAAITGESMPVDKKSGSSVYNGTINGTGSLTVKVTKRNADSLFQKMIALVRQAKTDRPPSQQLIEKIEGPYVITVLLTVAVMLTIPVLVFGFPFEETFYRAMVLLVVASPCAVVASVMPALLSAISTGARNGILIKGGVYLEQLAKTGVIAFDKTGTLTEGSPAVTGFQALPGNDEEAVLAAAAAIERQSDHPLAHAIAAYAGERSRNLPAVETIEDVPGYGVRAVIAGETWHIGRSGFAGDTQAWEPVRNVTGKWAEEGNTLVYAAKNGEPAGFFALKDQIRPAASAALNTLADAGIETVMITGDREATARKIAKEAGVSRYVAECLPEEKVREVERLRKDYGAVVMVGDGVNDAPALAKADTGIAMGSGTGVAIDTAHIVLMNSELEKIELSLELSRRLNRIVKQNLIFSVAVIAVLITANFAQSLTLPLGVIGHEGSTILVILNGLRLLRVKQRKGGPAEPGTRERLKEAEVS, from the coding sequence ATGCCAAAATCCAGCTCTTTTACTCATTCTTTTTTTTCCCGTAATCGCGAACTTGTCTTTTCCCTGGCCGGAGGCCTCTTCCTTCTTGCAGGCTACCTTCTTGAAAGGGCTGACCTTTTTGGATGGGCTGTTGCTTTATACTTACTTTCTTTTGCTGTGGGCGGTTACTTCAAAGCAAAGGAGGGGTTGACGGACCTGGTAAAGGACCGGTCGCTGAACGTTGAAGTTCTGATGATTGTCGCCGCAGCCGGGGCGGCCTCAATCGGCTACTGGAGCGAAGGTGCCATTTTGATCTTTATCTTTTCCCTGGCCGGCGCCATGGAAACCTACACCTTGGAGAAAAGTGAACGGGATCTGTCGAATCTGATACGCATGGCCCCGGAGAAAGCCTCCCTCCTCCTTCCTGATGGTGAAACAAAGGTTGTAAATGTGGAATCTCTCGAAGTCGGTAACCGGATTCTCGTCAGACCTGGTGAGCGAATCCCGGCAGACGGGACGGTGATAACAGGAGAAAGCACCACAGATGAGGCGGCCATCACGGGCGAATCCATGCCTGTGGATAAAAAGAGCGGAAGCAGTGTCTACAATGGCACCATCAACGGAACAGGCTCGTTGACTGTAAAAGTCACAAAACGAAATGCTGACTCCCTGTTCCAGAAGATGATCGCCCTCGTCCGGCAGGCAAAAACCGACCGGCCGCCGAGCCAGCAGCTGATTGAAAAAATCGAAGGCCCCTACGTGATAACCGTTCTCCTTACCGTGGCTGTTATGCTTACGATCCCGGTTTTGGTTTTCGGCTTTCCTTTTGAAGAGACGTTCTACCGGGCGATGGTCCTTCTCGTCGTGGCCTCCCCCTGTGCTGTTGTGGCGTCCGTTATGCCGGCGCTTCTCTCCGCCATATCGACAGGCGCACGAAACGGCATTCTGATAAAAGGCGGCGTGTATCTGGAGCAGCTAGCGAAAACCGGCGTTATCGCCTTTGATAAAACCGGAACTCTAACTGAAGGCAGCCCTGCCGTGACTGGATTTCAGGCTTTGCCGGGAAACGATGAAGAAGCTGTTCTCGCCGCTGCTGCCGCGATCGAAAGGCAGTCTGATCACCCTCTTGCCCATGCGATCGCCGCCTATGCAGGGGAGCGCTCCCGGAACCTGCCGGCTGTGGAAACGATTGAAGACGTGCCCGGATACGGCGTCCGGGCAGTTATTGCCGGCGAAACGTGGCATATCGGCCGAAGCGGGTTTGCCGGAGATACTCAGGCCTGGGAACCTGTCCGAAACGTGACCGGAAAATGGGCAGAAGAAGGAAACACGCTCGTCTATGCTGCGAAAAATGGTGAGCCGGCAGGCTTCTTTGCCCTCAAAGATCAGATTCGTCCTGCAGCCTCGGCAGCCCTGAATACCTTAGCCGATGCCGGGATCGAAACGGTGATGATTACCGGGGACAGGGAAGCCACTGCCAGGAAAATTGCCAAGGAAGCCGGCGTCTCCCGCTACGTTGCTGAATGTCTCCCTGAGGAAAAAGTCCGGGAAGTAGAGCGCCTCCGTAAAGACTACGGAGCAGTAGTCATGGTAGGAGACGGTGTGAACGACGCGCCAGCCCTGGCAAAGGCGGACACAGGAATCGCGATGGGGTCCGGAACCGGTGTTGCGATTGATACGGCCCATATCGTCCTGATGAACAGCGAACTGGAAAAAATCGAACTATCGCTCGAACTCTCCCGGCGTCTCAACAGGATCGTCAAACAGAACCTCATCTTTTCGGTTGCGGTAATTGCCGTCCTCATTACCGCAAACTTTGCCCAGTCCCTCACCCTCCCCCTCGGGGTGATCGGCCACGAAGGAAGCACGATCCTCGTCATCCTGAACGGCCTGCGCCTCTTGAGGGTCAAGCAGCGCAAAGGAGGCCCTGCCGAACCCGGAACAAGAGAGCGCCTTAAGGAAGCGGAAGTGTCTTAA
- a CDS encoding alpha/beta fold hydrolase yields the protein MPWTSEPEYAGIYYEIKGSGPPLLFIHPPGMGHVTFRHQAEGLCRTHTVIQVDVRGNGRSGLDDRPLSMALLADDVRRVLDHARIRKTFLCGYSNGGSIVQEFAIRYPERTRGIVLLGGFSEVNSFLLRNEFRSGIIAARLRKMRTISEVLAAAHEKGEKRKELADYVRRTSPAFLAELYDMGLHYKSTDRLHRITSPVLLVYGQCDYYVHHYRYIFQKQLRVPCDVIFVAMASHQLPTKHHSELNRILKEFTEKTRAGEKRRQQRAAEAAGVDLPL from the coding sequence ATGCCATGGACGAGTGAGCCGGAATATGCCGGAATTTATTATGAAATTAAGGGGAGCGGGCCGCCGCTCCTGTTTATTCATCCGCCGGGGATGGGGCACGTAACGTTCCGGCATCAGGCAGAAGGGCTGTGCCGCACGCATACGGTTATTCAGGTGGATGTGCGGGGAAATGGAAGGAGCGGGCTCGATGACAGGCCGCTGTCGATGGCGCTGCTCGCTGATGATGTGAGGCGGGTGCTGGATCATGCACGGATTCGAAAAACGTTTTTGTGCGGCTACTCAAATGGCGGCTCAATCGTTCAGGAGTTTGCGATCCGCTATCCTGAGCGTACGCGGGGGATCGTGCTTCTTGGAGGATTTTCCGAGGTGAACAGCTTTCTTCTGCGAAATGAGTTCCGTTCGGGCATCATTGCAGCACGGCTCCGCAAAATGCGGACAATTTCGGAGGTACTTGCTGCTGCCCATGAAAAAGGGGAGAAGCGAAAAGAACTGGCTGATTATGTGCGTCGGACGTCGCCGGCTTTTCTTGCAGAGCTTTACGACATGGGGCTCCATTACAAGTCGACTGACCGGCTCCACCGGATTACCTCACCGGTGCTGCTTGTGTACGGTCAGTGCGACTATTACGTGCACCACTACCGTTACATTTTTCAGAAGCAGCTTCGGGTTCCGTGCGATGTAATCTTTGTGGCAATGGCGAGCCACCAGCTGCCTACTAAGCACCACAGTGAGCTGAACCGCATCTTAAAGGAGTTTACTGAAAAGACACGGGCAGGAGAGAAGCGCAGACAGCAGCGTGCAGCGGAGGCTGCAGGGGTGGATCTGCCGCTGTAG
- a CDS encoding DUF1934 domain-containing protein, with protein MEGLPVHIHMKTEVRDQGQKDTNALQASGRLISKGDITYLRFEEPRQEGIEEATMQTVKIQQGEMMVIRKGAVNMNQRFVTGVVTEGTYQSPYGPMRMLTDTKHVRFLWDETANQGEIRLTYTLTLQGQTAGEYDMRVTVKEEHEQ; from the coding sequence CCCGTCCACATTCATATGAAAACGGAAGTCCGCGACCAGGGGCAGAAAGATACAAACGCCCTTCAGGCCAGCGGCCGCCTCATTTCAAAAGGCGATATCACGTATCTGAGATTCGAAGAGCCCCGGCAGGAAGGTATCGAAGAAGCGACAATGCAGACAGTCAAAATCCAGCAGGGGGAAATGATGGTCATCCGTAAAGGCGCCGTCAACATGAACCAGCGGTTTGTGACCGGTGTGGTAACAGAAGGCACATACCAGAGCCCATATGGCCCGATGCGCATGCTGACAGATACAAAGCACGTCCGCTTTCTATGGGACGAAACGGCAAACCAGGGCGAAATCCGCCTGACCTATACACTCACCCTGCAGGGACAGACTGCAGGCGAATACGATATGCGCGTCACAGTGAAGGAGGAACACGAGCAATGA